A stretch of the Osmerus mordax isolate fOsmMor3 chromosome 12, fOsmMor3.pri, whole genome shotgun sequence genome encodes the following:
- the slitrk4 gene encoding SLIT and NTRK-like protein 4 codes for MLLLVLLAFSVSSTFSDLDSDLSAETCSVCSCMSIENVLYVNCEKITVYRPTQLLPPASSLYHLNFQNNLLIILYPNSFLNFTHAVSLQLGNNKLQNVEGGAFFGLSSLKQLHLNNNELKALRADTFVGIENLEYLQADYNLIKYIEKGAFNKLHKLKVLILNDNLVQSLPDNIFRFASLTHLDIRGNRIQKLPYLGVLEHIGRIVELQLDDNPWNCTCDLLPLKAWLENMPYNIFIGEAICETPSDLYGRLLKETNKQELCPMGTGSDFDVKMPPSQPDNGQITSNLGPTTIAPIATKAPKTTNPSKIYGNGIVAGLPPGRINPIVSYQTRTPPLSCPQPCTCKAHPSDFGISVSCQERNIKNLADLIPKPQNAKKLHLSGNYIRDISPEDFQGFEGLDLLHLGSNQIVTVQKGVFSNLTNLRRLYLNGNQVEQLHPEMFLGLTNLQYLYLEYNAIKEVLAGTFDSMPNLQLLYLNNNVLRSLPAYIFAGVSLARLNLKNNHFMNLPVSGVLDQLRSLTQIDLEGNPWECSCDLVALKLWLEKLSDGVAAKEVKCASPVQFSNIELRLLKNEILCPKLIARPPFILTSATPVATSMSPAGVGKAPPGGPVPLSIMILSILVVLILTVFVAFCLLIFVLRRNKKPAGRQEGMGNQECGSMQLQLRRHNKSSKKDDLGGETFIPQTIEHMSKSHTCGIRDSDSGFKFGDSQRQKIILRNSADKDKDSLPLDPRNKRLSTIDELDELYPGRDSNMFIQNFLDSKRDFNSIGMSGFEIRYPEKPLDKKMKKSLIGGNHSKIVVEQRKSEYYELKAKLQGTPDYLQVLEEQTQLSKM; via the coding sequence ATGCTGCTTCTAGTTCTGTTGGCCTTTTCCGTATCGAGTACATTTTCTGACTTGGATTCTGACCTCTCGGCGGAGACCTGCAGTGTGTGCTCTTGCATGTCCATCGAGAACGTCCTCTATGTGAACTGTGAGAAGATAACTGTGTACAGACCGACACAGCTGCTTCCCCCGGCCTCCAGCCTCTACCATTTGAATTTTCAAAATAACCTATTGATCATCCTTTACCCCAACTCCTTTCTCAATTTCACCCATGCAGTCTCGTTGCAGCTGGGGAATAACAAATTACAGAACGTAGAGGGAGGGGCCTTCTTTGGCCTCAGTTCGTTAAAGCAGCTGCACTTAAACAACAACGAGTTAAAAGCACTCCGTGCTGACACTTTTGTGGGGATTGAGAACTTGGAATACCTCCAGGCTGACTATAACTTGATAAAGTACATTGAAAAAGGAGCCTTCAACAAACTCCATAAGCTCAAAGTCCTAATTCTCAATGACAATCTGGTCCAGAGCCTTCCTGACAACATTTTTCGCTTCGCCTCTCTGACTCATTTGGATATAAGGGGAAATAGGATTCAAAAGCTACCTTATCTTGGCGTTTTGGAACACATTGGACGTATCGTGGAATTGCAGCTGGATGACAACCCATGGAATTGCACTTGTGATTTGTTACCGCTGAAAGCTTGGCTTGAGAATATGCCCTATAACATTTTTATTGGGGAAGCTATATGTGAAACCCCCAGTGATCTATATGGCAGGCTCCTGAAAGAAACTAACAAGCAGGAGCTATGCCCCATGGGAACAGGTAGTGACTTTGATGTAAAgatgcccccctcccagccagaTAACGGACAGATAACATCTAACCTGGGCCCCACCACTATCGCACCCATAGCCACCAAAGCTCCTAAAACAACAAACCCTTCTAAGATCTATGGTAATGGCATTGTAGCTGGTTTACCTCCAGGCAGAATTAATCCGATAGTTTCTTATCAGACCCGAACCCCCCCTCTGTCCTGCCCACAGCCCTGCACCTGCAAAGCCCACCCTTCTGACTTTGGCATTAGTGTCAGCTGCCAAGAGAGAAATATCAAAAATCTAGCTGATCTCATCCCCAAACCTCAAAATGCCAAGAAGCTGCACCTGAGTGGCAATTACATCAGAGACATAAGCCCGGAGGACTTCCAAGGCTTCGAAGGTTTAGATTTATTGCATTTGGGCAGCAATCAAATAGTCACAGTTCAGAAGGGCGTGTTTTCTAATCTGACCAACCTACGCAGGTTGTATCTTAATGGAAATCAGGTGGAACAGCTGCACCCTGAGATGTTCCTGGGCCTCACCAACCTCCAGTACCTGTATCTGGAATACAATGCCATCAAAGAGGTGCTGGCTGGTACTTTTGACTCCATGCCAAACCTGCAGCTGTTGTACCTGAATAACAACGTGCTGAGGAGTCTGCCTGCATACATCTTTGCCGGCGTTTCCCTTGCCAGGCTCAACCTCAAAAACAACCACTTCATGAACCTGCCCGTAAGCGGTGTGCTTGACCAGCTGCGTTCCCTGACTCAGATAGACCTGGAGGGCAACCCCTGGGAATGTTCCTGTGACCTGGTGGCCCTAAAACTGTGGCTGGAGAAGTTGAGCGACGGAGTGGCCGCCAAGGAGGTCAAGTGCGCCTCCCCAGTCCAGTTCTCCAACATCGAGCTCCGACTTCTGAAAAACGAGATCCTCTGTCCCAAGCTCATTGCAAGACCCCCCTTCATCCTGACCAGCGCCACCCCAGTGGCCACCTCCATGTCCCCTGCAGGGGTGGGGAAAGCTCCCCCTGGAGGCCCGGTTCCTCTCTCTATCATGATCCTTAGCATTCTGGTGGTGCTGatcctcactgtgtttgtggcCTTCTGCCTACTGATCTTTGTCCTGCGGAGGAACAAGAAGCCGGCGGGCCGCCAAGAAGGCATGGGGAACCAGGAGTGTGGCTCAATGCAGCTTCAGCTCCGACGGCACAATAAGTCCAGCAAGAAGGATGACCTTGGAGGGGAGACCTTTATCCCCCAGACCATCGAGCACATGAGCAAGAGCCACACCTGCGGAATCCGTGACTCGGATTCAGGGTTTAAGTTTGGCGACTCACAGAGGCAGAAGATCATCCTGAGAAACAGCGCTGACAAAGATAAGGACTCACTCCCTCTAGACCCTCGGAACAAGAGACTCAGCACAATAGACGAGCTGGACGAGTTATATCCTGGTCGGGATTCCAATATGTTTATCCAGAACTTTCTAGACAGCAAAAGGGATTTTAACAGTATAGGGATGAGTGGGTTTGAGATCCGTTACCCTGAAAAACCACTGGACAAAAAGATGAAAAAGTCCCTCATAGGGGGAAACCATAGCAAGATAGTGGTGGAGCAGAGGAAAAGCGAGTATTATGAACTCAAGGCAAAACTTCAAGGTACGCCTGACTACCTGCAGGTGTTGGAGGAACAGACTCAGCTGAgtaaaatgtag